Proteins encoded together in one Pongo abelii isolate AG06213 chromosome 8, NHGRI_mPonAbe1-v2.0_pri, whole genome shotgun sequence window:
- the MYOZ1 gene encoding myozenin-1 — protein MPLSGTPAPNKKRKSSKLIMELTGGGQESSGLNLGKKISVPRDVMLEELSLLTNRGSKMFKLRQMRVEKFIYENHPDVFSDSSMDHFQKFLPTVGGQLGTAGQGFSYSKSNGRGGSQAGGSGSAGQYGSDQQHHLGSGSGAGGTGGPAGQAGRGGAAGTAGVVETGTGDQAGGEGKHITVFKTYISPWERAMGVDPQQKVELGIDLLAYGAKAELPKYKSFNRTAMPYGGYEKASKRMTFQMPKFDLGPLLSEPLVLYNQNLSNRPSFNRTPIPWLSSGEPVDYNVDIGIPLDGETEEL, from the exons AGGAGAGCTCAGGCTTGAACCTGGGCAAAAAGATCAGTGTCCCAAGGGATGTGATGTTGGAGGAACTGTCGCTGCTTACCAACCGGGGCTCCAAGATGTTCAAACTGCGGCAGATGAGGGTGGAGAAGTTTATTTATGAGAACCACCCTGATGTTTTCTCTGACAGCTCAATG GATCACTTCCAGAAGTTCCTTCCGACAGTGGGGGGACAGCTGGGCACAGCTGGTCAGGGATTCTCCTACAGCAAGAGCAACGGCAGAGGCGGCAGCCAGGCAGGGGGCAGTGGCTCTGCCGGACAGTATGGCTCTGATCAGCAGCACCATCTGGGCTCTGGGTCTGGAGCTGGGGGTACAGGTGGTCCTGCGGGCCAGGCTGGCAGAGGAGGAGCTGCTGGCACAGCAGGGGTTGTTGAGACAGGAACAG GAGACCAGGCAGGCGGAGAAGGAAAACATATCACTGTGTTCAAGACCTATATTTCCCCATGGGAGCGAGCCATGGGGGTTGACCCCCAGCAAAAAGTGGAACTTGGCATTGACCTGCTGGCCTATGGGGCCAAAGCTGAACTTCCCAAATATAAGTCCTTCAACAG GACGGCAATGCCCTATGGTGGATATGAGAAGGCCTCCAAACGCATGACCTTCCAGATGCCCAAGTTTGACCTGGGGCCCTTGCTGAGTGAACCCCTGGTCCTCTACAACCAAAACCTCTCCAACAGGCCTTCTTTCAATCGAACCCCTATTCCCTGGCTGAGCTCTGGGGAGCCTGTAGACTACAACGTGGATATTGGCATCCCCTTGGATGGAGAAACAGAGGAGCTGTGA